A stretch of Anolis sagrei isolate rAnoSag1 chromosome X, rAnoSag1.mat, whole genome shotgun sequence DNA encodes these proteins:
- the LOC132781954 gene encoding testis-expressed protein 2-like isoform X2, with amino-acid sequence MADRPLTVCSLLTAKPSLDRQRSEPLLPQTFAGPIDGSRKDEEWESVHGNELIFALDEEEDVVLESPGNLPPGEEEIRKDENQLAEPSMHAASLLPSPKPVPQGPKPLINLVKSISTEIEAREGSPAPKPQPLLSLVKSISTEISRLEPEVTPSKSDSKLNVHRWRQITHPKGKNGDSRTAPSSPNVSPSESRGSFFKAQEAKFEDTKRRFSEAMQEPLSRLSKIIGEENVSPKHKALLNNSQDSASSHGKESTVLESSSPEMDHHGATAKGQMEGFGLAEPKWSPSSNCRYEICSYGDLIQVVEVGAGAEEVRTVRPLDAVLHPTESCSSVPSKALACVALLAYNYFVLPLPPYVSGLCLGLASGFLLGFLVILLLVPKRTRSPRKTRALQDVSLLDDSVRRQLGDSNVLKGWMNQMYFYDPEIYHPSLTHSVFVTLEDSSMTLSYPKNNIPRRATFEEEIFETTFVNHRQYEMTGAQVFLSPPALARKRMWNKKYPICVLFPDPSDMEADPAREKGARKRPVLGQEAPAKPVPEAPERTLYLFGRTGRSKEEWFQHFARASRLEGSEALHANLSEPQSGVSPSGKAPHSESSGSSSSRGSTEDLPAALKPKELAVSLREKLLLDYGAYMSRVVPPASEASPTQSPCPSAASSPDPKRIQGEANLTGGPPTAWVNAVLGRIFWDFLREKYWADQVSNKIQKKLGRIKLPYFMNELTLTELDMGDCIPHIMSASSPTVDSQGLWVDMEVTYTGSLQMTLETKMNLYKLGKDASGEESGRADHGSEGVRPRLVLLADSEAESSSAGSSEEEDAPPSVETSLGGPGERGAPPGMESHLGGHSTSRKILRFVDKIAKSKYFQKATENEFIKKKIEEVSNTPLLLTVEVQELTGTLTVNIPPPPTDRVWYSFRIPPQLDLKVRPKLGEREVTFIHVTEWIEKKLQHEFQKVLVMPNMDDLILPLMHSGLESQAFGDGSQKDSHEEVLKSSPMGSKARI; translated from the exons ATGGCCGACCGTCCTCTCACAGTTTGTAGCCTTTTGACGGCAAAGCCTTCTCTGGATCGGCAACGGAGTGAACCTCTTCTTCCCCAAACATTTGCTGGCCCCATAGATGGGTCTAGGAAGGACGAAGAGTGGGAGAGCGTCCATGGAAATGAGCTAATCTTTGCCTTGGATGAAGAAGAGGATGTTGTCCTGGAATCCCCAGGCAACCTCCCTCCAGGTGAAGAGGAGATCAGGAAAGATGAAAATCAGCTGGCGGAGCCCTCAATGCATGCGgcatcccttcttccttcgccAAAGCCAGTCCCGCAAGGCCCCAAGCCCTTGATCAATTTGGTCAAGTCGATCTCCACTGAGATTGAGGCCCGGGAGGGCTCCCCAGCCCCCAAACCCCAGCCGCTCTTGAGTCTGGTTAAGTCCATCTCCACTGAGATCTCGCGCCTGGAGCCCGAGGTGACCCCGTCCAAGTCCGACTCCAAGCTCAATGTCCACCGCTGGCGGCAGATCACCCACCCAAAGGGCAAGAACGGCGACTCACGGACTGCCCCGTCCTCCCCAAACGTCTCCCCGTCGGAGAGCAGAGGCAGCTTCTTCAAAGCCCAGGAGGCCAAGTTTGAGGACACCAAGAGGCGCTTCTCGGAGGCCATGCAGGAACCGCTTAGCCGGCTCAGCAAGATCATCGGCGAGGAGAACGTTTCCCCGAAACACAAAGCATTGCTCAATAACAGCCAAGACTCTGCTTCCAGTCATGGGAAGGAATCCACTGTCTTGGAGTCCTCCAGCCCGGAGATGGACCACCATGGTGCCACGGCAAAAGGACAAATGGAGGGCTTTGGCCTTGCAGAACCAAAGTGGAGCCCTTCCTCGAACTGCCGGTATGAGATCTGCTCCTATGGGGACCTGATCCAGGTGGTAGAGGTGGGCGCAGGCGCCGAAGAGGTGCGGACCGTGCGGCCTCTGGATGCCGTTCTCCACCCCACTGAGTCCTGCAGTTCTGTGCCCAGCAAAGCCCTCGCCTGTGTTGCCCTCCTTGCCTACAACTACTTCGTCCTGCCGTTGCCCCCTTACGTCTCCGGCCTCTGCCTCGGTTTGGCCTCCGGCTTCCTCCTGGGTTTCCTGGTCATCCTGCTGCTGGTGCCAAAGCGGACCCGTTCGCCGCGAAAAACAAGAGCCCTCCAGGATGTCTCGCTGCTGGACGACTCGGTGCGGAGGCAGCTGGGGGACAGCAACGTACTCAAG GGCTGGATGAACCAAATGTACTTCTACGATCCGGAGATCTACCACCCATCTCTGACCCACTCCGTGTTCGTCACTTTGGAGGACTCCAGCATGACACTCTCTTACCCCAAGAACAACATCCCTCGACGGGCCACTTTTGAGGAGGAAATCTTTGAGACAACGTTTGTGAATCACCGGCAGTACGAGATGACCGGTGCCCAG GTCTTCCTTTCCCCACCCGCTTTGGCCCGGAAGAGGATGTGGAACAAGAAATACCCCATCTGCGTTCTCTTCCCAGACCCGAGCGACATGGAAGCGGATCCTGCGAGAGAGAAGGGTGCCAGGAAGAGGCCAGTTTTGGGCCAGGAGGCCCCGGCCAAGCCTGTGCCCGAAGCCCCGGAAAGGACCCTCTACCTCTTTGGTCGAACGGGGCGAAGCAAGGAGGAGTGGTTCCAGCACTTTGCCAGGGCTTCCCGGCTGGAGGGCAGCGAGGCGCTCCATGCCAACCTCAGTGAACCCCAGTCAG GTGTGAGCCCCTCCGGGAAAGCCCCCCACAGTGAGagcagtggcagcagcagcagccgggGCAGCACAGAGGACCTCCCGGCGGCCCTCAAACCCAAGGAGTTAGCGGTCAGCCTCCGGGAGAAGCTCCTTTTGGACTATGGCGCATACATGTCGCGGGTGGTGCCTCCGGCGAGTGAGGCCAGCCCGACCCAGAGCCCCTGCCCCAGCGCTGCCAGCAGCCCAGACCCCAAAAGG ATTCAGGGGGAGGCGAATCTGACGGGCGGACCTCCCACGGCATGGGTCAATGCGGTGCTCGGCCGGATCTTTTGGGACTTCCTCAGGGAGAAATACTGGGCCGACCAGGTCTCAAACAAGATCCAGAAGAAACTGGGCAGAATTAAG CTCCCCTACTTCATGAATGAACTCACCTTGACCGAACTGGACATGGGGGACTGCATCCCGCACATCATGAGTGCATCCAGCCCCACGGTCGACAGTCAAG GGCTTTGggtagatatggaagtgacctaCACGGGATCCCTGCAGATGACCCTGGAGACAAAGATGAACCTGTACAAACTGGGCAAAGATGCCTCTGGAGAGGAGAGCGGGAGGGCCGACCATGGCAGCGAAGG agtcagGCCCCGCTTGGTCTTGCTGGCCGACAGCGAGGCCGAATCCTCCAGCGCTGGTTCTTCCGAGGAAGAAGACGCCCCTCCTTCAGTGGAGACTTCTTTGGGGGgcccaggagaaaggggggcccCTCCCGGGATGGAGAG CCACCTTGGCGGCCACAGCACCAGCCGGAAGATCCTGCGCTTCGTGGACAAGATTGCCAAGTCCAAGTACTTCCAGAAGGCCACTGAGAATGAGTTCATCAAGAAGAAGATTGAGGAGGTCTCCAACACGCCGCTGCTGTTGACTGTCGAGGTCCAGGAGCTGACGGGGACCTTGACCGTCAACATCCCGCCACCACCTACGGACCGGGTCTG GTATAGCTTCCGCATCCCTCCGCAGCTGGACCTGAAAGTCCGCCCCAAATTGGGAGAACGGGAGGTCACTTTCATCCATGTCACCGAATGGATTGAGAAGAAGCTTCAGCATGAATTCCAG AAAGTTTTAGTGATGCCAAATATGGACGACCTCATATTACCTCTGATGCACTCTGGACTGGAATCCCAGGCGTTTGGCGATGGATCCCAGAAGGATTCCCATGAAGAAGTGTTGAAGAGCTCTCCAATGGGATCTAAAGCAAGAATTTAA
- the LOC132781954 gene encoding testis-expressed protein 2-like isoform X1, with translation MADRPLTVCSLLTAKPSLDRQRSEPLLPQTFAGPIDGSRKDEEWESVHGNELIFALDEEEDVVLESPGNLPPGEEEIRKDENQLAEPSMHAASLLPSPKPVPQGPKPLINLVKSISTEIEAREGSPAPKPQPLLSLVKSISTEISRLEPEVTPSKSDSKLNVHRWRQITHPKGKNGDSRTAPSSPNVSPSESRGSFFKAQEAKFEDTKRRFSEAMQEPLSRLSKIIGEENVSPKHKALLNNSQDSASSHGKESTVLESSSPEMDHHGATAKGQMEGFGLAEPKWSPSSNCRYEICSYGDLIQVVEVGAGAEEVRTVRPLDAVLHPTESCSSVPSKALACVALLAYNYFVLPLPPYVSGLCLGLASGFLLGFLVILLLVPKRTRSPRKTRALQDVSLLDDSVRRQLGDSNVLKVREGWMNQMYFYDPEIYHPSLTHSVFVTLEDSSMTLSYPKNNIPRRATFEEEIFETTFVNHRQYEMTGAQVFLSPPALARKRMWNKKYPICVLFPDPSDMEADPAREKGARKRPVLGQEAPAKPVPEAPERTLYLFGRTGRSKEEWFQHFARASRLEGSEALHANLSEPQSGVSPSGKAPHSESSGSSSSRGSTEDLPAALKPKELAVSLREKLLLDYGAYMSRVVPPASEASPTQSPCPSAASSPDPKRIQGEANLTGGPPTAWVNAVLGRIFWDFLREKYWADQVSNKIQKKLGRIKLPYFMNELTLTELDMGDCIPHIMSASSPTVDSQGLWVDMEVTYTGSLQMTLETKMNLYKLGKDASGEESGRADHGSEGVRPRLVLLADSEAESSSAGSSEEEDAPPSVETSLGGPGERGAPPGMESHLGGHSTSRKILRFVDKIAKSKYFQKATENEFIKKKIEEVSNTPLLLTVEVQELTGTLTVNIPPPPTDRVWYSFRIPPQLDLKVRPKLGEREVTFIHVTEWIEKKLQHEFQKVLVMPNMDDLILPLMHSGLESQAFGDGSQKDSHEEVLKSSPMGSKARI, from the exons ATGGCCGACCGTCCTCTCACAGTTTGTAGCCTTTTGACGGCAAAGCCTTCTCTGGATCGGCAACGGAGTGAACCTCTTCTTCCCCAAACATTTGCTGGCCCCATAGATGGGTCTAGGAAGGACGAAGAGTGGGAGAGCGTCCATGGAAATGAGCTAATCTTTGCCTTGGATGAAGAAGAGGATGTTGTCCTGGAATCCCCAGGCAACCTCCCTCCAGGTGAAGAGGAGATCAGGAAAGATGAAAATCAGCTGGCGGAGCCCTCAATGCATGCGgcatcccttcttccttcgccAAAGCCAGTCCCGCAAGGCCCCAAGCCCTTGATCAATTTGGTCAAGTCGATCTCCACTGAGATTGAGGCCCGGGAGGGCTCCCCAGCCCCCAAACCCCAGCCGCTCTTGAGTCTGGTTAAGTCCATCTCCACTGAGATCTCGCGCCTGGAGCCCGAGGTGACCCCGTCCAAGTCCGACTCCAAGCTCAATGTCCACCGCTGGCGGCAGATCACCCACCCAAAGGGCAAGAACGGCGACTCACGGACTGCCCCGTCCTCCCCAAACGTCTCCCCGTCGGAGAGCAGAGGCAGCTTCTTCAAAGCCCAGGAGGCCAAGTTTGAGGACACCAAGAGGCGCTTCTCGGAGGCCATGCAGGAACCGCTTAGCCGGCTCAGCAAGATCATCGGCGAGGAGAACGTTTCCCCGAAACACAAAGCATTGCTCAATAACAGCCAAGACTCTGCTTCCAGTCATGGGAAGGAATCCACTGTCTTGGAGTCCTCCAGCCCGGAGATGGACCACCATGGTGCCACGGCAAAAGGACAAATGGAGGGCTTTGGCCTTGCAGAACCAAAGTGGAGCCCTTCCTCGAACTGCCGGTATGAGATCTGCTCCTATGGGGACCTGATCCAGGTGGTAGAGGTGGGCGCAGGCGCCGAAGAGGTGCGGACCGTGCGGCCTCTGGATGCCGTTCTCCACCCCACTGAGTCCTGCAGTTCTGTGCCCAGCAAAGCCCTCGCCTGTGTTGCCCTCCTTGCCTACAACTACTTCGTCCTGCCGTTGCCCCCTTACGTCTCCGGCCTCTGCCTCGGTTTGGCCTCCGGCTTCCTCCTGGGTTTCCTGGTCATCCTGCTGCTGGTGCCAAAGCGGACCCGTTCGCCGCGAAAAACAAGAGCCCTCCAGGATGTCTCGCTGCTGGACGACTCGGTGCGGAGGCAGCTGGGGGACAGCAACGTACTCAAGGTTAGGGAG GGCTGGATGAACCAAATGTACTTCTACGATCCGGAGATCTACCACCCATCTCTGACCCACTCCGTGTTCGTCACTTTGGAGGACTCCAGCATGACACTCTCTTACCCCAAGAACAACATCCCTCGACGGGCCACTTTTGAGGAGGAAATCTTTGAGACAACGTTTGTGAATCACCGGCAGTACGAGATGACCGGTGCCCAG GTCTTCCTTTCCCCACCCGCTTTGGCCCGGAAGAGGATGTGGAACAAGAAATACCCCATCTGCGTTCTCTTCCCAGACCCGAGCGACATGGAAGCGGATCCTGCGAGAGAGAAGGGTGCCAGGAAGAGGCCAGTTTTGGGCCAGGAGGCCCCGGCCAAGCCTGTGCCCGAAGCCCCGGAAAGGACCCTCTACCTCTTTGGTCGAACGGGGCGAAGCAAGGAGGAGTGGTTCCAGCACTTTGCCAGGGCTTCCCGGCTGGAGGGCAGCGAGGCGCTCCATGCCAACCTCAGTGAACCCCAGTCAG GTGTGAGCCCCTCCGGGAAAGCCCCCCACAGTGAGagcagtggcagcagcagcagccgggGCAGCACAGAGGACCTCCCGGCGGCCCTCAAACCCAAGGAGTTAGCGGTCAGCCTCCGGGAGAAGCTCCTTTTGGACTATGGCGCATACATGTCGCGGGTGGTGCCTCCGGCGAGTGAGGCCAGCCCGACCCAGAGCCCCTGCCCCAGCGCTGCCAGCAGCCCAGACCCCAAAAGG ATTCAGGGGGAGGCGAATCTGACGGGCGGACCTCCCACGGCATGGGTCAATGCGGTGCTCGGCCGGATCTTTTGGGACTTCCTCAGGGAGAAATACTGGGCCGACCAGGTCTCAAACAAGATCCAGAAGAAACTGGGCAGAATTAAG CTCCCCTACTTCATGAATGAACTCACCTTGACCGAACTGGACATGGGGGACTGCATCCCGCACATCATGAGTGCATCCAGCCCCACGGTCGACAGTCAAG GGCTTTGggtagatatggaagtgacctaCACGGGATCCCTGCAGATGACCCTGGAGACAAAGATGAACCTGTACAAACTGGGCAAAGATGCCTCTGGAGAGGAGAGCGGGAGGGCCGACCATGGCAGCGAAGG agtcagGCCCCGCTTGGTCTTGCTGGCCGACAGCGAGGCCGAATCCTCCAGCGCTGGTTCTTCCGAGGAAGAAGACGCCCCTCCTTCAGTGGAGACTTCTTTGGGGGgcccaggagaaaggggggcccCTCCCGGGATGGAGAG CCACCTTGGCGGCCACAGCACCAGCCGGAAGATCCTGCGCTTCGTGGACAAGATTGCCAAGTCCAAGTACTTCCAGAAGGCCACTGAGAATGAGTTCATCAAGAAGAAGATTGAGGAGGTCTCCAACACGCCGCTGCTGTTGACTGTCGAGGTCCAGGAGCTGACGGGGACCTTGACCGTCAACATCCCGCCACCACCTACGGACCGGGTCTG GTATAGCTTCCGCATCCCTCCGCAGCTGGACCTGAAAGTCCGCCCCAAATTGGGAGAACGGGAGGTCACTTTCATCCATGTCACCGAATGGATTGAGAAGAAGCTTCAGCATGAATTCCAG AAAGTTTTAGTGATGCCAAATATGGACGACCTCATATTACCTCTGATGCACTCTGGACTGGAATCCCAGGCGTTTGGCGATGGATCCCAGAAGGATTCCCATGAAGAAGTGTTGAAGAGCTCTCCAATGGGATCTAAAGCAAGAATTTAA